Proteins from a genomic interval of Chroococcidiopsis thermalis PCC 7203:
- a CDS encoding CmpA/NrtA family ABC transporter substrate-binding protein, protein MMALLESFSYLDTITSLSSANANCPCGGSHIAADHQKFLEGMPQDPADLVDDLCKMGHYSGETLEFARGLTQAEIRKTLVLQMLDRAEPGQRQICYDLIQLAGGLEEAFAAAFGDRSTQFFNDALRLSKFRRRDFLIKVAAAAAVVTAASCVSNNNSQAPNATSTNAAATSKLEKTDLTIGFIPIACSIPIVAAEPLGFFKKHGLNVTLKKMPNWAAVRESAIAGELDAYHMLSPMPIAMTLGLGSSAFPIRLASIENINGQSIAVASKHQDKVKTAADFKGMTIGLPFPYSMHNLLLRYYLASGGLNPDKDVRLEIVPPPDSVAKMAAGQIDAFLMPDNFGQRAIFEKIGFIHLLTKDLWQGHPCCAFAASQSWIDRHPNTFRAVNKAIIDSAGHANAAENRQEVAKAMSERKYLNQPEPVLTAVLTGKFDNGLGQTLDVPDRIGFDPYPWKSFAKWISSQMVRWDLMPTEKAKYEEIATQVYMTDLARELAKELGQNPPAESTRIEKLKNGDFDPGKVEAYLQEQKKQFKV, encoded by the coding sequence ATGATGGCTCTACTAGAGTCTTTTAGCTATTTAGATACGATAACTTCGTTAAGCTCCGCTAACGCTAACTGTCCTTGTGGTGGTTCGCACATCGCTGCAGATCATCAAAAATTTCTAGAAGGAATGCCCCAAGATCCAGCAGATTTGGTGGACGACCTGTGTAAAATGGGACACTACTCAGGAGAAACTTTAGAGTTTGCACGGGGATTAACTCAAGCCGAAATCAGAAAGACTCTGGTACTCCAGATGCTCGATCGCGCCGAACCAGGACAACGCCAGATCTGCTACGATTTGATCCAGCTTGCCGGAGGATTAGAAGAGGCTTTTGCGGCTGCCTTTGGCGATCGCTCAACCCAGTTTTTTAACGATGCACTCCGTCTAAGCAAGTTTCGCCGCCGCGATTTTTTAATTAAAGTTGCCGCCGCCGCCGCAGTTGTCACGGCTGCAAGTTGCGTCAGTAACAATAACTCGCAAGCACCAAACGCAACTTCTACAAATGCCGCAGCTACGAGTAAGTTAGAAAAAACCGATTTAACAATTGGTTTTATTCCCATCGCCTGTTCGATTCCCATCGTTGCCGCCGAACCGCTGGGATTTTTTAAAAAACATGGGTTAAACGTAACGCTGAAGAAAATGCCAAACTGGGCAGCAGTAAGAGAATCTGCGATCGCCGGCGAACTCGATGCATATCATATGCTGTCTCCGATGCCAATTGCGATGACTTTGGGTTTGGGTTCTTCTGCCTTCCCGATTCGACTTGCCAGTATTGAAAATATTAACGGACAATCGATCGCAGTTGCCAGCAAACATCAAGATAAAGTCAAAACTGCGGCAGATTTTAAAGGCATGACTATCGGGTTGCCTTTTCCCTACTCGATGCATAATTTGTTACTGCGCTACTACCTCGCATCGGGGGGATTGAATCCAGACAAAGACGTAAGACTAGAAATCGTTCCCCCGCCAGATTCAGTCGCAAAAATGGCAGCAGGACAAATTGACGCTTTCCTGATGCCTGATAATTTCGGGCAACGGGCAATCTTTGAGAAAATTGGTTTCATTCACTTACTCACCAAAGATCTGTGGCAAGGACACCCGTGTTGTGCGTTTGCCGCTAGCCAAAGTTGGATCGATCGCCACCCGAATACCTTCCGCGCCGTTAACAAAGCGATTATCGATAGCGCCGGACACGCCAACGCCGCCGAAAACCGTCAGGAAGTCGCCAAGGCAATGTCCGAACGCAAGTATCTCAATCAGCCGGAACCAGTTCTTACAGCCGTGCTGACGGGTAAATTTGACAATGGTTTAGGACAAACACTAGACGTACCAGATCGGATTGGCTTCGATCCCTATCCGTGGAAAAGCTTTGCCAAGTGGATTTCTTCTCAAATGGTACGCTGGGATTTAATGCCGACAGAAAAGGCAAAATATGAAGAAATTGCCACCCAAGTCTATATGACAGATTTAGCAAGGGAACTGGCGAAAGAATTGGGACAAAATCCACCTGCGGAGTCTACGCGGATCGAAAAACTGAAAAATGGTGACTTTGACCCTGGTAAAGTTGAAGCCTATTTACAAGAACAGAAAAAACAGTTCAAGGTTTAG
- a CDS encoding acyl-CoA dehydrogenase family protein — protein sequence MQAVSNLSDRAVAKTQAPETMLAELHKAIATQLAPQVADIDLKGQYPRDFMHLVGELGGYRQAVAVEYGGAGNGLKAAVQAIEAISQECLCTGFMTWCQIACTWYMQNSDNTYLKQHLLPLVATGKVLGGTGLSNPMKHFAGIEKIALVAERQPRGYVLNGMLPWVSNLGAGHHFGIAARLADSDDYLMAIVSDELTGLTLRCNAHFIALEGSNTYSCIFRDVFVPDELILAAPCEEYVNRIRPGFILTQVGMGLGLVASCIQIMERANQRYGHVNCFLDDQVEDLAASLATTREKTYAIATQMSQQGCDRPLLKQIIQARIDASELSLRAANAAMLHVGARGYLHGGIAERKLRESYFVAIVTPALKQLKKMLHDMEKSKVKS from the coding sequence ATGCAAGCAGTTTCAAATCTATCCGATCGCGCAGTAGCAAAGACGCAAGCACCCGAAACCATGCTGGCAGAATTGCATAAAGCGATCGCGACCCAATTAGCACCGCAAGTTGCAGACATCGATCTCAAAGGACAATATCCCCGTGACTTCATGCACCTAGTAGGGGAATTGGGTGGTTATCGGCAGGCGGTTGCGGTAGAATATGGCGGTGCTGGCAACGGCTTAAAAGCAGCAGTCCAAGCGATCGAAGCTATATCCCAAGAGTGCTTGTGTACTGGGTTTATGACTTGGTGTCAGATAGCCTGCACCTGGTACATGCAGAATAGTGACAATACCTACCTCAAACAGCACCTTCTCCCCTTAGTCGCTACAGGTAAAGTTTTAGGTGGCACGGGTTTATCCAACCCAATGAAACACTTTGCTGGAATTGAGAAAATCGCTTTGGTTGCCGAACGTCAACCTAGAGGTTACGTACTCAACGGGATGCTACCTTGGGTTTCCAACTTAGGTGCAGGACATCACTTTGGCATTGCTGCAAGACTAGCAGATAGCGATGACTACCTCATGGCGATCGTTTCCGACGAACTCACAGGACTGACTCTGCGTTGCAACGCCCATTTCATCGCCTTAGAGGGTAGCAATACCTACAGCTGCATCTTCCGCGATGTCTTCGTACCAGATGAATTAATTCTCGCCGCCCCCTGCGAAGAATACGTCAATCGTATCCGTCCTGGGTTTATCTTGACGCAAGTTGGCATGGGCTTAGGTCTAGTAGCTAGTTGCATCCAAATTATGGAACGGGCAAATCAACGCTACGGACACGTCAACTGCTTTCTAGACGACCAAGTAGAAGACCTAGCTGCTAGTCTAGCAACGACCCGCGAGAAAACCTACGCGATCGCCACCCAGATGAGCCAACAAGGATGCGATCGCCCCTTACTAAAACAAATCATTCAAGCCCGAATTGATGCCTCAGAACTCTCCCTACGGGCAGCAAACGCCGCCATGCTACATGTAGGCGCAAGAGGCTACTTACACGGTGGAATAGCCGAAAGAAAACTACGCGAATCATACTTCGTCGCGATCGTCACCCCAGCATTAAAACAGTTGAAAAAAATGTTACACGACATGGAGAAGTCAAAAGTTAAAAGTTAA
- a CDS encoding type II toxin-antitoxin system RelE/ParE family toxin has protein sequence MSQYIISQPASRDLQDILNYFAVENVNASERFLQSFNKKCQQLVSFPNMGRQYDNLRLGLRGLPLDGYIILYQVGKDRIEIVRVVSGKRNLETLFANPEEE, from the coding sequence ATGAGTCAGTATATTATTTCTCAACCTGCCTCCCGCGATTTGCAAGACATTCTAAACTATTTTGCAGTAGAAAATGTAAATGCTAGTGAGCGCTTTCTACAGTCGTTCAATAAAAAATGTCAGCAGCTCGTTAGTTTTCCTAATATGGGACGACAGTATGATAATTTACGTCTCGGCTTACGAGGACTACCGTTAGATGGGTATATTATCCTCTATCAAGTTGGAAAAGATAGAATTGAAATCGTCAGAGTTGTGAGTGGTAAACGCAATTTAGAAACTCTGTTTGCAAATCCAGAAGAGGAATAG
- a CDS encoding ribbon-helix-helix domain-containing protein: MNITLKPEQEKIVQTLLASGKFKNVDEVIQAALHLLEEDDREYQQWMIETRAKVEEGIASLERGEGIDGETFVNQLLTKFKQAREAQQ, from the coding sequence ATGAATATCACCTTAAAACCAGAGCAAGAAAAGATAGTCCAGACTTTGCTGGCATCAGGTAAATTTAAGAATGTTGATGAAGTCATTCAAGCAGCACTGCACCTGCTAGAAGAAGATGATCGTGAATACCAGCAGTGGATGATTGAAACTCGCGCTAAGGTTGAGGAAGGAATCGCATCGCTCGAACGTGGGGAAGGAATCGATGGTGAAACATTTGTCAACCAGTTGTTAACAAAGTTCAAGCAGGCAAGAGAAGCTCAGCAATGA
- a CDS encoding Rieske 2Fe-2S domain-containing protein yields MLQGAPWLLAHRSMLKPNQPMKVSLYGKDYVLWQDSTGNICCLPNACPHMGAMLSEGWCVKKSDGSSAIACPFHALEFDNTGCTVLPGTNKPTKSLLQPLELIVQGDFIWSYGGFEPIIPIPTILNEIAAEYEFVGYTGDRSIKTNFLSLLLNMHDYNHQNGTHRSLFEIEEVQLKQFIDDGLHSHAYIAQLRKKPNLQDILKNPGLLAMPQVLEAHLENFFPFMGMVHGESPLLSLKECHFYLPESETHSRVYVLMFVKAHHPIAHLIKRNLLRLVEVVIEQDADILSKLYTNTPQHIKLNNEVGMDWVRRNYANFPAIVEPDFSR; encoded by the coding sequence ATGCTACAAGGCGCACCCTGGCTGCTAGCGCACCGTTCTATGCTCAAGCCGAATCAGCCGATGAAGGTGTCGCTTTACGGTAAAGACTACGTACTTTGGCAGGATAGTACGGGTAACATTTGTTGCTTGCCGAATGCATGTCCGCACATGGGTGCAATGTTATCGGAAGGGTGGTGCGTGAAAAAATCTGATGGTAGTAGCGCGATCGCATGTCCGTTTCATGCCTTAGAATTTGATAATACTGGCTGTACGGTTTTACCAGGTACTAACAAACCGACTAAATCTTTATTACAACCGTTAGAATTAATCGTACAAGGCGATTTTATTTGGTCTTACGGTGGATTTGAGCCTATAATCCCAATTCCGACAATTTTAAACGAAATTGCAGCAGAGTATGAATTTGTCGGTTACACGGGCGATCGCAGTATTAAGACCAACTTTCTCAGTCTACTGCTAAATATGCACGACTACAACCACCAAAACGGCACTCATCGATCGCTATTTGAAATTGAGGAAGTTCAACTGAAGCAGTTTATTGACGATGGATTGCATTCCCATGCCTACATTGCACAACTGCGAAAAAAACCAAATCTACAAGATATTCTCAAAAACCCTGGACTCTTGGCAATGCCTCAAGTATTAGAAGCTCATTTAGAAAACTTCTTTCCATTCATGGGCATGGTACACGGCGAGAGTCCACTTTTAAGCTTAAAAGAATGCCATTTTTACCTTCCCGAATCAGAAACTCACTCTCGCGTCTACGTTCTGATGTTCGTGAAAGCACATCACCCGATTGCTCATTTAATTAAACGAAACCTCTTGCGACTAGTAGAAGTCGTCATCGAGCAAGATGCAGATATCTTAAGTAAACTTTATACCAACACACCTCAACACATTAAACTCAATAACGAGGTGGGTATGGATTGGGTGCGGCGCAACTATGCTAACTTTCCAGCAATTGTAGAGCCAGATTTTTCTCGATAA
- a CDS encoding type II toxin-antitoxin system HicB family antitoxin — protein MSEMKYKMVIQWSNEDNCFLVGFPDFPGQTWRTHGATYESAVANGREALESLIMAYEATGEPLPQPTIHQAA, from the coding sequence ATGAGTGAAATGAAGTATAAGATGGTGATTCAATGGTCGAATGAAGATAACTGCTTTTTGGTAGGTTTTCCTGATTTTCCTGGGCAGACTTGGCGGACTCATGGAGCTACATATGAGTCAGCTGTAGCAAATGGTAGAGAAGCCTTAGAATCCCTGATAATGGCTTATGAAGCAACAGGCGAACCACTACCACAACCGACTATTCATCAAGCTGCATAG
- the ntrB gene encoding nitrate ABC transporter permease yields the protein MDNSRRLSKQRSHFSAHPWLQNPNLQATILFFLLLTALLLVWELGVQLKLFSPVMPAASRTIADFWSWIVDPFYDNGPNDKGIGLHLLASLQRVTIGFLIGSAIAIPLGIAIGLSEVVSKAVDPFIQLLRPVSPLAWLPLGLAILKSSEATALFVIAITSIAPTLINTKFGVSHVSRDYLNVARTLGASRWRTIAKVILPAAAPQIVAGLRISIGISWLVIVAAEMIVGGTGIGSFVWNEWNNLNVTSIITAIVVIGLVGILLDRLLGLLHSWVSFGQ from the coding sequence GTGGACAACTCCCGACGATTATCCAAGCAGCGATCGCATTTCTCAGCTCATCCTTGGCTCCAAAATCCCAATTTACAAGCCACAATTTTATTCTTTTTACTGCTAACTGCGTTGTTACTCGTATGGGAATTGGGAGTGCAATTGAAGCTATTTTCTCCTGTGATGCCTGCTGCCAGTCGGACGATCGCCGACTTTTGGAGTTGGATCGTCGATCCGTTTTACGATAACGGTCCCAACGATAAGGGCATTGGGTTGCACCTACTAGCAAGCTTACAACGAGTCACGATCGGGTTTCTCATTGGTTCCGCGATCGCTATTCCTCTAGGTATTGCGATCGGATTATCAGAAGTCGTTTCCAAAGCCGTCGATCCGTTTATTCAACTGCTACGTCCCGTCTCTCCTTTAGCATGGTTGCCATTAGGATTAGCAATCCTCAAAAGTTCTGAAGCAACAGCCTTGTTCGTAATTGCAATTACGAGCATTGCACCCACGTTAATTAATACCAAATTTGGTGTCAGCCACGTTTCTCGCGACTACCTCAACGTAGCACGGACTCTAGGAGCATCTCGCTGGCGGACGATCGCCAAAGTCATCTTACCAGCAGCCGCACCTCAAATCGTAGCAGGATTGCGAATTAGTATCGGTATTTCCTGGTTAGTAATAGTCGCCGCCGAGATGATTGTCGGTGGTACGGGTATTGGCAGCTTTGTTTGGAACGAGTGGAACAACCTCAATGTCACCAGCATCATTACCGCGATCGTCGTTATCGGATTAGTAGGAATTCTCCTCGATCGCCTCTTGGGACTATTACACAGTTGGGTGTCTTTTGGTCAGTGA
- a CDS encoding TetR/AcrR family transcriptional regulator, producing MARSHPIKKQFRDAEATQKQILDAAELEFARHGIKGARMSDIADRAQITTATIHYYFENKEGLYKAVLQRPVNEVQAMVSQLKLNDLSPEEALKQIIRVAIAYEAKNPHRQMLWFQEASQNQGFYFKQSNVESLHEHLIQVLNRGMKAGCFRPLDPFLTLTHILSVCLFYFTVHENWKHLNSGSDRLSQEMVEKHTEAAIEFILAAVKN from the coding sequence ATGGCGCGATCGCACCCTATTAAAAAACAATTTCGAGATGCAGAAGCGACACAAAAACAGATTCTTGATGCCGCAGAATTAGAGTTTGCCAGACACGGAATTAAAGGTGCTAGAATGAGCGATATTGCCGATCGCGCTCAAATTACAACTGCGACAATTCACTACTATTTCGAGAACAAAGAAGGTTTATACAAAGCAGTCTTACAGCGTCCAGTTAACGAAGTTCAGGCGATGGTAAGTCAACTAAAACTAAACGATTTATCACCAGAAGAAGCACTCAAACAAATTATTCGAGTTGCGATCGCCTACGAAGCAAAAAACCCTCATCGTCAGATGCTTTGGTTTCAAGAAGCTAGTCAAAATCAAGGTTTTTATTTTAAACAAAGTAACGTAGAAAGTCTACATGAACATTTAATCCAAGTTCTGAATCGTGGTATGAAAGCAGGTTGTTTTCGTCCCCTCGATCCATTTTTAACATTAACTCATATTTTAAGCGTTTGTCTTTTTTACTTTACCGTACACGAAAATTGGAAACATTTAAATTCTGGGAGCGATCGCCTTAGTCAGGAAATGGTAGAAAAACATACTGAGGCAGCAATTGAATTTATTTTGGCAGCGGTAAAAAACTAA
- a CDS encoding ABC transporter ATP-binding protein: MISYTDTLDPTLKDTTQLVLKDVFKVFPGRQSLVDRLLRRTSPDYIAIAEINLEISANTFVSIIGPSGCGKSTLLNIIAGLTPPTSGVVMLNGTAIHHPGPDRGVVFQNYSLMPWMTVAENIRFAIETVYPKMSRDRQKQIVREYIDLVGLRGAEQKHPHELSGGMKQRVGIARALAINPQILLMDEPFGALDALTRGFLQDEIARIWEQQHKTAILITHSIEEALLLSDQIVMMSRGPAAQIVEVLDIPFPRPRKRESLDRYPAYHELKAELELHLSRETRAVEELRV; encoded by the coding sequence ATGATTTCCTATACTGATACACTCGATCCTACGCTTAAAGACACGACTCAGTTGGTGCTGAAGGATGTGTTTAAGGTCTTTCCTGGGAGACAGAGCTTAGTAGATCGGCTATTGCGTCGTACTTCGCCGGATTATATTGCGATCGCTGAGATTAATTTAGAAATTTCAGCGAATACCTTTGTTTCAATTATCGGTCCTTCTGGATGCGGTAAATCAACTTTACTAAACATTATTGCTGGTTTGACTCCACCTACTAGCGGTGTGGTAATGCTGAATGGGACAGCAATTCATCATCCAGGTCCCGATCGCGGTGTCGTTTTCCAAAATTATTCTCTGATGCCTTGGATGACTGTAGCAGAAAATATCCGCTTTGCAATTGAAACGGTTTATCCTAAGATGTCTCGCGATCGGCAAAAACAGATCGTGCGCGAATATATCGATCTAGTCGGGTTGCGGGGTGCAGAACAGAAACATCCCCATGAATTATCGGGAGGAATGAAGCAAAGAGTCGGTATCGCCAGAGCTTTGGCAATTAATCCGCAAATTCTGTTGATGGATGAGCCATTTGGTGCTTTAGACGCATTAACGCGGGGTTTTTTGCAAGATGAAATTGCGCGAATTTGGGAGCAACAACACAAAACCGCAATTCTGATTACCCACAGTATTGAAGAGGCTTTGTTACTATCAGATCAAATCGTAATGATGAGTCGGGGTCCCGCCGCTCAAATTGTCGAAGTACTCGATATTCCCTTCCCCCGTCCCCGCAAGCGCGAAAGTCTAGATCGCTACCCTGCCTATCACGAACTCAAAGCCGAACTAGAATTACACCTATCTCGCGAAACCCGCGCTGTTGAGGAGTTGCGGGTGTAG
- a CDS encoding proteasome-type protease, protein MTYCLGIITKHGLVMAADSRTNAGVDYVSTYQKLFDFSQPGERVILLCTAGNLSVTQGAIAQMHRDIRIPEEANLHTLPTLYDVARYIGAKIRQIQEQDRVWLKQDGIDVQCTLLLGGQIQGQPPELYMIYSQGNCIHATSETPFMQVGETKYGKPILDRILDFNTTLEAAAKCALLSIDSTMKSNISVGPPINLVVYEKDSFKVQHDLRLRLGAPYLTKIRKQWETSLREAFERMPDIDWERDTGGNVEEFLDP, encoded by the coding sequence GTGACTTACTGCCTGGGCATCATTACCAAACACGGTTTAGTTATGGCGGCGGACTCGCGCACGAATGCCGGGGTAGACTACGTATCTACATATCAAAAGCTATTTGATTTTTCCCAGCCAGGAGAACGGGTCATTCTGCTCTGTACGGCAGGAAATCTTTCGGTGACGCAAGGCGCGATCGCGCAGATGCATAGAGATATTAGAATTCCAGAAGAGGCTAATTTACATACCCTGCCAACACTCTACGATGTCGCCCGCTACATTGGAGCTAAAATTCGGCAGATTCAAGAACAAGACCGGGTATGGCTGAAGCAAGATGGTATCGATGTCCAATGTACTCTGCTTTTGGGGGGACAAATTCAGGGACAACCGCCAGAACTATACATGATTTACAGTCAAGGCAACTGCATTCATGCCACTTCAGAAACTCCATTTATGCAAGTCGGCGAGACTAAGTACGGGAAACCCATTCTAGACCGCATACTGGATTTTAACACGACATTGGAAGCAGCAGCTAAGTGTGCGTTGTTGTCGATTGACTCTACGATGAAGTCTAATATTTCTGTGGGACCGCCAATTAATTTAGTGGTGTATGAAAAGGACTCTTTCAAAGTCCAACACGATTTGCGGTTGCGGTTGGGTGCGCCATATCTCACTAAAATTCGCAAGCAGTGGGAGACTTCGTTGCGGGAAGCCTTTGAGCGAATGCCTGATATTGATTGGGAACGCGATACGGGTGGAAATGTGGAAGAGTTTCTCGATCCTTAA
- a CDS encoding type II toxin-antitoxin system HicA family toxin — MLPESILKITPRKIRELKQTLRRAGFTELPGKGSHTNWIHPLYSGKLTISGNDGADAKPYQEKEIQQAIQEIETRQQESHEDE; from the coding sequence TTGCTTCCTGAGAGTATACTTAAAATAACGCCAAGAAAAATTAGGGAGCTGAAACAAACGCTACGCCGAGCAGGTTTTACAGAACTTCCAGGCAAAGGAAGCCATACAAACTGGATACATCCTTTATATTCGGGAAAATTAACTATTTCTGGCAATGACGGAGCAGATGCTAAACCATACCAAGAAAAAGAAATTCAGCAAGCTATTCAAGAAATAGAAACTAGACAACAGGAATCGCACGAAGATGAGTGA
- a CDS encoding OsmC family protein translates to MTETTVKAEVKAPLRPVSKEGLEKLAVTAKANPNVVKSLKVKTVCEGQFRNLTYVRDLPEHVIDEPPTLLGQDTAPNPSEAMLACLGSCLSVGIHANAVMRGITLTKLELELEGDINITGVWGIGDLAEKRLGFTDVRVKVDLEGDASKEELEDLVAHANFWSPVANTFRLPVNVDVALK, encoded by the coding sequence ATGACTGAAACTACTGTCAAGGCAGAAGTAAAAGCGCCGCTGCGTCCGGTGAGTAAAGAAGGGCTAGAGAAATTAGCGGTGACTGCTAAGGCAAATCCTAATGTTGTCAAGTCCTTGAAGGTGAAGACGGTTTGTGAAGGACAATTTCGCAATTTAACCTACGTTCGAGACTTACCAGAACACGTTATTGACGAACCTCCCACCCTGCTAGGGCAAGACACAGCACCCAATCCATCAGAAGCAATGCTAGCCTGTCTGGGTTCGTGCTTATCAGTGGGTATTCATGCTAACGCAGTCATGCGGGGAATTACGCTCACAAAACTAGAACTGGAACTAGAAGGTGACATCAATATCACGGGTGTCTGGGGAATTGGTGACTTAGCAGAGAAGCGGTTGGGATTCACCGATGTCCGCGTCAAAGTGGATTTAGAAGGAGATGCTAGCAAAGAGGAACTAGAAGATCTAGTGGCTCATGCAAATTTTTGGTCGCCAGTTGCCAACACATTTCGCTTACCCGTAAATGTAGATGTTGCTCTTAAGTGA